GCGGCCTCGACGCCGTTCTCTCCGAACAGCAGCTGCTCGACCGCGGCGGTGTCGGAGACGCACATCCAGACGACCTCAGCGCCTTCGGCGGCCTCGCGAGGACTGGCAGCGGTGCGGGCGCCCTCGACCTCCTTGGGCGTGCGGTTCCAAACCGTGACTTCGTGACCTTTCTTGGCCAGATTCGCGGCCATCGGCCGCCCCATGATACCCAGACCTAAGAACGCAACCTTCATGATGCCTCCAAGCCAAGCGATTAGAATGGAACGCGGGGCGTGGGGTCAATCGAATCCGAATCTTTCCCACAGCGAAATCGTCTAATCTACAGAAACAGATGTT
This DNA window, taken from Terriglobales bacterium, encodes the following:
- a CDS encoding NAD(P)-binding domain-containing protein, which gives rise to MKVAFLGLGIMGRPMAANLAKKGHEVTVWNRTPKEVEGARTAASPREAAEGAEVVWMCVSDTAAVEQLLFGENGVEAALREGMVVVDSSTISPAKTLEFAQRVRERGADYVDAPITGSKIGAEAGQLIFMVGGAEATLERIRPL